One window from the genome of Nicotiana sylvestris chromosome 9, ASM39365v2, whole genome shotgun sequence encodes:
- the LOC104244017 gene encoding photosystem II reaction center W protein, chloroplastic-like: MATISACTTTSSVARAALVQNGSVSRPSSLLGLPSMSKVGKVRCSMEVKTEGGTSKLGMGAASMMAAAVAASMSSPAAMALVDERMSTEGTGLPFGLSNNLLGWILFGVFGLVWSLYTVYTSGLDEDEESGLSL, encoded by the exons ATGGCCACCATCAGTGCTTGCACTACAACATCTTCAGTGGCACGTGCCGCCCTCGTGCAAAATGGATCTGTATCCCGCCCCTCATCTCTTCTTG GATTGCCATCCATGAGCAAAGTTGGAAAGGTGAGATGTTCAATGGAGGTGAAGACAGAGGGGGGAACATCAAAGTTGGGAATGGGAGCAGCATCTATGAtggcagcagcagtagcagcaagcatgtCAAGCCCAGCAGCAATGGCTCTTGTTGATGAGAGAATGAGCACAGAAGGAACAGGCCTTCCCTTTGGTCTCAGCAACAACCTTCTTGGTTGGATCCTTTTTGGTGtctttggtttggtttggtctctTTACACTGTCTACACTTCTGGCCttgatgaggatgaagaatctGGATTATCTCTTTAA